The Deltaproteobacteria bacterium DNA segment TACCACTAGGTCACCGACTTCAGAGGTGGTGTGTCCCATGCGACCTGCGCCCAAATTTTTAACGTCACTTGCCAGGACCGCTTTGATCGCTTCTTCAATACCCTGTGCGGCCTCGGTCTGTCCCAGTTCAGCCAGCATCATCTGTCCGGCGGCAATGGCGGCCAGCGGGTTTATGAGGTTCTGCCCGGCGTATTTAGGCGCCGAGCCGCCAATGGGTTCGAACATGGAAACCCGGCCTGGATGAATGTTCCCGCCGGCGGCGATACCCATTCCGCCCTGGATCATGGCCCCCAGATCGGTGATGATGTCCCCGAACATATTGTCCGTCACGATAACGTCAAACCATTCCGGGTTTTTAACCATCCACATGCAGATGGCGTCCACATGGGCATAATCTGTTTCCACTTCCGGGAACCCGGCGGCCAGCTCATCAAAGGTCCGCTGCCACAGATCAAAGGCAAAGGTCAGCACGTTTGTTTTCCCGCACAGGGTCAACTTCTTTCTCTGGCTCCTGTCCCGCGCATACTTAAAGGCGTACTTAAGGCAGCGCTCCACCCCGAATCGGGTGTTGATTGATTCCTGGATAGCCACCTCCTGGGGGGTGCCTTTTTTCAAAAAACCGCCCCCTCCAGCGTAAAGGCCTTCCGTGTTTTCCCTGACAACCACGAAATTGATGTCTTCCGGTCCCTTATCCGCCAGCGGGGTGGCGACTCCCGGGTACAGCTTCACCGGCCGCAGGTTGATATACAGGTCCAGTTCAAAGCGCAGGTGGAGCAGGATACCTTTTTCCAGGATGCCCGGTTTAACCTCCGGATGGCCGATGGCGCCCAGATAGATGGCGTCTTGATCCTTGAGCTCGGAAAGAACGTTATCGGGCAGGAGATCGCCCGTGGCCAGGTAACGTGCTCCGCCCAGATCATAATCCTCCAGATTGAGCGTAAATCCATACTTGTCAGCAGCGGCAGTTAAAACCTTGCAGCCTTCTCGAATGACTTCCGGTCCGGTCCCGTCACCAGGCACCATGCCGATATCATAGGTTAAGCTCATAACAAATCAACCTCAGAGTCGTTTTTGTTTTTTTAATATATACGGTATCAGACCGCCGTCAGCCACCAGTTCGAGCATAAACTCCGGAATGGGTTGAAAGGCAAACCCCTTTCCCTGACTTAAATTCTTAACCCAACCGGCTTCTAAATCAACCTCAATCTCCTCGCCGGGAGAGAAATTTCCGGCCGCTTCAGCACATTCAATCAAAATAAGCCCGATGTTAAAGGCGTTGCGATAAAAGATACGGGCAAAGTACTGAGCCATGACACAGCTCACTCCCGAGGCTTTGATGGCCATCGGGGCCTGCTCCCGTGAAGACCCGCAACCAAAATTTTTCCCGGCCACAATGACATCCCCAGGCTTGACCCCCTTGGCAAAGGCCGGATCAATATCCTCCATACAATGCCCAACCAGTTCGGTCACATCCGTGGTGTTGAGGTAGCGGGCCGGGATAATGACGTCTGTATCCACATTATCGCCAAAGACAAAGGTGCGGCCGGTGTATTTCATTTACCCCTCCTATAAATCGTCCGGGCTAATAATGCGACCGGCCACGGCTGACGCGGCCGCGACCGCGGGATTGGCCAGAAAGACCTCGCTTTTTTGATGGCCCATTCGTCCGATAAAATTTCGGTTGGTCGTGGACACGGCCCGCTCTCCCTCGGCCAGGACTCCCATATACCCACCCAGGCAAGGCCCGCAGGTCGGGGGACTGATAACCGCCCCGGCGGAGAGAAATATCTCCAGGAGACCCTCTTTAAGGGCCGTACGATAGATGGTCGGCGTAACCGGAATAATGATCAGACGCACGCCGGGGGCGACATGGCGGCCTTTGAGCACCTCGGAGGCGAGACGAAGGTCTTCGATGCGGCCATTGGTACAGGACCCGATCACAGCCTGGTCAATGGACACGTCTTTCAACCTTGAAACGCCGACCACGTTTCCCGGCGAATAAGGCCTGGCCACCTGAGGTTCCAGCCCGCTGATCTCATACTCCCGAACCTCAATGTAGTTTGCGTCAGCATCGCTCTGATAGAAGGTATACTTACGTTTGGCCCTGGACTCGACATACTCTCGGGTGATTTCGTCCGGGGCAATGATCCCGTTCTTGGCCCCGGCTTCGACGGCCATGTTGGCCATAGTCAGCCGGCCCTCTAAGGAAAGGGCTTCAATGGTCGGGCCGCAGAATTCCATGGCCCGGTACCGCGCCCCGTCCACGCCGATATCGCCGATGGTCATCAGGATAAGGTCCTTGCCTCCGACCCATTTCAAAAGTGCGCCTCGGTAAATGAACTTCATTGACTGCGGCACCTTGAGCCAGGTCTGGCCGGTAATGAAAATACCAGCCGCATCCGTACTGCCCATTCCCGTGGCCATGGCCCCCAGGCCGCCGTAAGTGCAGGTATGGCTGTCCGCACCGACGACCAGATCACCGGGCAGGACCAGCCCCTGCTCAGGTAACAGGGCATGTTCGACTCCCATGCGGTCCAGCTCGAAGAAATGCTCGATTCCCTGCTCCAAGGCGAACTCCCGCACCTGCTTGACCATCTGGGCGGACTTGATGTCCTTGTTCGGGACAAAGTGATCAGGAACGAGCACGATCTTGTCCGGATCAAAGACCCTGGTAAACCCGGCCTCCTTAAAAACATCAATAGCCAGCGGCGCGGTGATATCGTTGGCCAAAACCAGATCAACCTCAACCTCGACCATCTGGCCGGGATGTATTTCTTCCACACCGGCGTGAGCCGCGATTATTTTTTCTGTAATCGTTGAACTCATAGATGCTGCCCCAGATCAATAAAGCGACCGGTATGGATTCTGCCTCATGGATTCCAGGCGGTTCAGGCCGGTGATGTACGCCTTGGCGCTGGCGATGATGATGTCCGGGTCGGATCCCTGTCCCAGTGCCACCCGGCCGTTTTCCTGGAGGCGCACGGTCACCTCGCCCTGAGCATCGGTCCCTCCGGTTAGACTGCTGATGCTGAAATGGATAAGCTTGCTCTGGGTTCCGGTCATTTTAGCGATGGTGTTATAGGTAGCGTCAATAGGCCCGGTGCCAAAACCCGCTCCCACCACCTGCTCGCCGTTGATTTCAATGGCCACCGTGGCCGTAGGACGGACAGTCGTGCCGGCGCTGACATTCAGATACACGAGCTTGTATTTCTCCGGGATTCGGACCAGTTCATCGGCCACGATAGCTTCGATGTCCTCATCAAAGACCTCTTTCTTCTTATCCGCCACCTCCTTGAACCGCCTGAAGAGGCGATTGAGGTCTTCAGCAGAAACCTTATAACCCAGGCTTTCCAGCTTATCCCTGAAGGCGTGGCGGCCTGAGGTTTTCCCGAGCACCAGCTTGCTTTTCTTGACGCCGATGTCCTGAGGCCGCATGATTTCGTATGTTACGGCTTCCTTGAGGACTCCATCCTGATGAATGCCTGATTCATGGGCAAAGGCGTTGGCCCCAATAATGGCCTTGTTGGACTGGACGGCCAGACCGGTGATCGTGCTGACCAGACGACTGGTGGCATAGATTTCAGCGGCATTAACGCGGGTATCGAGCCCGAGTAAGTCTGTTCGGGTCTTAAGGAGCATCACCACCTCCTCAAGAGCAGTATTGCCAGCCCTTTCGCCGATGCCATTGATTGTTACCTCGACCTGACGGGCGCCATTGAGTATAGCCGCCAGGGAGTTTGCCGTAGCCAGACCCAGATCGTTATGACAGTGAATGCTGATTATCGCCTTATCAATGTACGGTACGTTGTCGAAGAGATGCCTGATCAGGCCGCCGAACTCAGAAGGGATGGCATACCCGACCGTGTCCGGGATGTTGATGGTTGTTGCGCCGGCGTCAATGGTCGCCTCGACCACCTGAACCAGGTAGTCCCGGTCGGTCCGGGAAGCGTCCATGGGTGAAAATTCAACGTTTGAAGTATGCTTGGAGGCTTGCCGGACTCCGGCCACGGCCATCTCAAGGACTTGTTCCCTGGTCATCTGAAGCTGGTATTTGAGATGGATGTCCGAAGTGGATAAAAAGACATGCAGCCGAGGATCCTCAGCCATGGCAATAGCCTCCCAGGAAACCTCAATGTCCTTCTCAACGGGCCTGGTCAGGGCGGTGATCTGGCAGTCTCTGATCTCTTTGGCCATAAGGCTCACGGCTTCAAAGTCTCCCTGCGATGTCATGGGGAAGCCAGCCTCAATCACATCCACCTGTAACTTGGCCAGGGCCCGGGCCACCCTCAGCTTTTGGCTGACGTTCATGCTGGCGCCCGGTGATTGCTCTCCGTCGCGTAATGTGGTGTCAAAAATAATTACTCGATCAGCCATCCTTACCTCCAGTTAAACGAGTGTAATTATTACCCCAGCGTTACGAGGTCGGTCAAGCACTTTGGGGTTAAATCCTCCAACCGATCCTCTTCCCAGGAGATGGACTCTCACTATCGTAAGGAAAGAGCCACCTCACTCCAATCGCTTTAAGGCCGCTTTCAGAACTCCAGGTCCAGAAAAATCTCGGATCGAACGCGCCTCAAAAGATAAACCCATAAAAAAACCCCGCCTTGGTGGCGGGGTCTTTAATGCGCTAAGGTCTAGCTAAACGTGACTATAAACCACCCCGCCCCTGACAGCCGGTAAGGCCCAGAAGTAAAAGCAGGGATAATTTCAAGCCACGCTTCATTTTCAGTTCACTCCTAAAAAGCTGTTTATAAATAAACTATATTGATAGGTTATGTCAAGTTAAATTTTACCTTTTCCAAATTAAGGTGGTTGATGGGCCAAGGGAGAGTTTAATATTAATCATTCCTTGACTGGAAATTATGGATTCATCCAGTCTAGCCTGAGACCGCCTCGGTTGACTTATGATTCGCAAGCCTGATACCCTATGAGATCATTAATCGAGAAGGGATGATCCAATATGAAGAGCAAGGTATATGCGTGCGATATGCGGGCCGGGTACCGGGAAAACATGTTTGAAAAACTCGGCCGGCTTCTCGATGCTGTCGGATTAAGCCAGGGAATAAGGGCCCGGGACCTGGTTGCAATAAAATTACATTTCGGAGAAAAAGGCAACACCGGTTTTGTGAGGCCGGTTTTCGTGCGCCAGGTGGTAGATAAAATCAAATCCTTGCAGGCCCAGCCTTTCCTGACAGACGCCAATACCCTCTATGGCGGCGTTCGGAACGATTCGGCGCACCACCTTATAACTGCTATTGAAAATGGATTTGCCTTCTCCGTAATCCAGGCCCCGCTAATCATCG contains these protein-coding regions:
- a CDS encoding 3-isopropylmalate dehydrogenase; amino-acid sequence: MSLTYDIGMVPGDGTGPEVIREGCKVLTAAADKYGFTLNLEDYDLGGARYLATGDLLPDNVLSELKDQDAIYLGAIGHPEVKPGILEKGILLHLRFELDLYINLRPVKLYPGVATPLADKGPEDINFVVVRENTEGLYAGGGGFLKKGTPQEVAIQESINTRFGVERCLKYAFKYARDRSQRKKLTLCGKTNVLTFAFDLWQRTFDELAAGFPEVETDYAHVDAICMWMVKNPEWFDVIVTDNMFGDIITDLGAMIQGGMGIAAGGNIHPGRVSMFEPIGGSAPKYAGQNLINPLAAIAAGQMMLAELGQTEAAQGIEEAIKAVLASDVKNLGAGRMGHTTSEVGDLVVKYLLSQD
- a CDS encoding 3-isopropylmalate dehydratase small subunit — its product is MKYTGRTFVFGDNVDTDVIIPARYLNTTDVTELVGHCMEDIDPAFAKGVKPGDVIVAGKNFGCGSSREQAPMAIKASGVSCVMAQYFARIFYRNAFNIGLILIECAEAAGNFSPGEEIEVDLEAGWVKNLSQGKGFAFQPIPEFMLELVADGGLIPYILKKQKRL
- the leuC gene encoding 3-isopropylmalate dehydratase large subunit, translating into MSSTITEKIIAAHAGVEEIHPGQMVEVEVDLVLANDITAPLAIDVFKEAGFTRVFDPDKIVLVPDHFVPNKDIKSAQMVKQVREFALEQGIEHFFELDRMGVEHALLPEQGLVLPGDLVVGADSHTCTYGGLGAMATGMGSTDAAGIFITGQTWLKVPQSMKFIYRGALLKWVGGKDLILMTIGDIGVDGARYRAMEFCGPTIEALSLEGRLTMANMAVEAGAKNGIIAPDEITREYVESRAKRKYTFYQSDADANYIEVREYEISGLEPQVARPYSPGNVVGVSRLKDVSIDQAVIGSCTNGRIEDLRLASEVLKGRHVAPGVRLIIIPVTPTIYRTALKEGLLEIFLSAGAVISPPTCGPCLGGYMGVLAEGERAVSTTNRNFIGRMGHQKSEVFLANPAVAAASAVAGRIISPDDL
- a CDS encoding 2-isopropylmalate synthase → MADRVIIFDTTLRDGEQSPGASMNVSQKLRVARALAKLQVDVIEAGFPMTSQGDFEAVSLMAKEIRDCQITALTRPVEKDIEVSWEAIAMAEDPRLHVFLSTSDIHLKYQLQMTREQVLEMAVAGVRQASKHTSNVEFSPMDASRTDRDYLVQVVEATIDAGATTINIPDTVGYAIPSEFGGLIRHLFDNVPYIDKAIISIHCHNDLGLATANSLAAILNGARQVEVTINGIGERAGNTALEEVVMLLKTRTDLLGLDTRVNAAEIYATSRLVSTITGLAVQSNKAIIGANAFAHESGIHQDGVLKEAVTYEIMRPQDIGVKKSKLVLGKTSGRHAFRDKLESLGYKVSAEDLNRLFRRFKEVADKKKEVFDEDIEAIVADELVRIPEKYKLVYLNVSAGTTVRPTATVAIEINGEQVVGAGFGTGPIDATYNTIAKMTGTQSKLIHFSISSLTGGTDAQGEVTVRLQENGRVALGQGSDPDIIIASAKAYITGLNRLESMRQNPYRSLY